In Nitrospira sp., one DNA window encodes the following:
- a CDS encoding DUF1501 domain-containing protein, with product MTNGIHRRAFLKAAMALPIVLWRPSAWVWAGAEDARELSSAVSMRERTLLLVELHGGNDGLNTLIPYESDAYYRARPQLAIPREQVRQLTPTVGLHPALSPLMPLWEGNELAWVQGVGYPRPNRSHFRSIEIWDTASDSEQVLDQGWLSGLFQRYPLPARFTAEGILLGKGDAGPLSGGQARTISLHDPAQFLYQAGSVTPLSVSTTNRALAHILEVRREISQAATDLQQRMQQVPPLAVDFPSNKFGKQLEVAARLIAAKVPVAVIKVTHGSFDTHAGQLTAHHRLLEELAQGLVAFRAAMERQGLWKDILVMTYSEFGRRVAENASRGTDHGTAAPHLLMGGRVKGGLYGTAPSLSALQEGDLKHSVDFRSLYATMSEKWWGLPGASIGPGRYPVLDVMA from the coding sequence ATGACGAACGGAATACATCGCCGCGCATTTCTAAAGGCCGCCATGGCACTGCCGATTGTCCTCTGGCGACCTTCCGCATGGGTGTGGGCAGGGGCGGAGGACGCGCGAGAGTTGTCCAGCGCGGTATCTATGCGCGAACGCACCCTGCTGCTGGTCGAGCTGCATGGAGGGAACGACGGGCTCAATACTCTCATCCCCTATGAAAGTGACGCATATTATCGAGCACGCCCCCAATTGGCCATTCCACGCGAGCAGGTCCGTCAGCTGACCCCCACAGTGGGACTGCACCCGGCACTGTCGCCGCTGATGCCACTGTGGGAAGGCAACGAGTTGGCCTGGGTGCAAGGCGTCGGTTATCCCAGGCCGAACCGATCGCATTTCCGCTCAATCGAGATTTGGGACACCGCTTCCGACAGTGAGCAAGTCCTGGATCAGGGGTGGCTGTCGGGGTTGTTCCAACGTTATCCATTGCCCGCGCGGTTTACGGCAGAGGGGATTCTGCTGGGAAAGGGAGATGCCGGTCCGTTAAGCGGCGGACAAGCCCGGACCATTTCGCTCCACGATCCCGCTCAGTTTCTGTATCAGGCTGGATCGGTCACACCGCTGTCTGTGTCTACGACGAATCGCGCGCTCGCCCATATTCTGGAAGTTCGGCGCGAGATCTCCCAGGCCGCGACCGATTTGCAGCAGCGGATGCAACAGGTGCCGCCGCTCGCGGTCGACTTCCCTTCGAATAAATTCGGAAAACAACTGGAAGTCGCCGCCAGGCTGATTGCTGCAAAGGTTCCGGTTGCCGTGATCAAAGTCACCCATGGGAGTTTCGATACCCACGCCGGTCAACTCACAGCTCATCACCGACTATTGGAGGAACTGGCCCAGGGGTTGGTGGCCTTCCGGGCAGCGATGGAACGGCAGGGACTCTGGAAGGACATACTCGTGATGACGTATTCCGAGTTCGGCCGGCGAGTGGCCGAGAACGCCAGCCGTGGTACTGATCATGGCACAGCGGCGCCGCATCTGCTCATGGGTGGCCGGGTGAAGGGCGGGCTCTATGGCACTGCTCCTTCACTATCAGCTCTGCAGGAAGGCGACCTGAAGCATTCCGTGGATTTTCGAAGCCTGTATGCGACGATGAGTGAGAAGTGGTGGGGATTGCCGGGAGCGTCGATCGGTCCCGGGCGTTATCCGGTGCTTGATGTGATGGCCTGA
- a CDS encoding PilZ domain-containing protein: MNAAYRERGSKRIHVQYPIYYSNGAFQTIGVTEDFTNNGGRIRGREAVTVGMELVVIVIQPAPDAPMLIRRATVRWSKGHDFGIALSDVPPQSEMELKAMAKVMLPGLWSCLN; encoded by the coding sequence ATGAACGCCGCGTACCGTGAACGGGGATCCAAACGAATCCATGTGCAATATCCCATCTACTATTCCAATGGCGCATTCCAGACCATCGGCGTCACGGAGGATTTCACCAACAACGGAGGCCGGATTCGCGGAAGAGAAGCTGTGACGGTGGGAATGGAATTGGTCGTGATTGTGATTCAGCCCGCCCCGGACGCCCCGATGCTGATCCGACGGGCCACGGTTCGTTGGTCGAAAGGGCACGACTTCGGCATCGCCCTCTCAGATGTTCCGCCTCAATCTGAAATGGAGCTCAAGGCTATGGCCAAAGTCATGCTGCCCGGACTCTGGTCCTGCCTCAACTAG
- a CDS encoding VanZ family protein: MLFVGVLVLSYMVVLVGLAVATPGAGLAGTLIDFVPGNWRDEAHIPAYGLLAWLSMWGLHRRGWPQRYAIPVGVFLAVVFGLWTEVAQGSTPSREASVLDLVNDLLGGLMAATLMVSQPPVRHLVSRYLRAERPGTYTWTKGTTSQ; the protein is encoded by the coding sequence ATGCTGTTTGTCGGTGTCCTCGTCCTCAGCTATATGGTGGTACTGGTGGGACTCGCCGTGGCTACCCCAGGCGCGGGCTTGGCCGGCACGCTCATCGATTTCGTACCGGGGAACTGGCGCGACGAGGCGCATATCCCGGCATACGGACTGCTGGCATGGCTGTCGATGTGGGGATTGCACCGGCGCGGATGGCCGCAGCGCTATGCCATTCCCGTGGGTGTCTTCCTTGCGGTGGTCTTTGGGCTCTGGACGGAAGTGGCTCAGGGATCAACCCCCAGCCGTGAAGCCTCTGTCCTCGATCTCGTGAATGATCTGCTGGGTGGCCTGATGGCCGCCACATTGATGGTGTCTCAGCCTCCTGTGCGACATCTCGTGAGCCGATATCTGCGGGCCGAGCGGCCCGGGACGTATACATGGACGAAAGGAACGACTTCGCAATGA
- a CDS encoding DNA topoisomerase VI subunit B produces MTAVEMGARQREISVSEFFTKNRHLLGFDNPRKALLTCVKEAVDNSLDACEEAGILPDVTVKLEMVTTGQAPVAPSQATRFRITVTDNGPGIVRQQIPRVFAKLLYGSKFHRMRMSRGQQGIGISAAGMYGQLTTGKPVKVISRTGPRAAAHYFEVQIDTKKNEPLVHENKQIEWHQPQGTEVALEVEGRYQKGRASVDEWLEQTSIANPHVRLTYQTPEGDTKEYPRSYHELPPSPKEIKPHPYGIEFGALLKMLQDTKSHTVAAFLASDFCRVSPALAEEMCKAAKVSPNTKPRDVKHQAAEILYKTIQAMKIMAPPTNCISPIGEKAILSGLYKQIKGEFYTAVSRPPAVYRGYPFIIEAGLAFGKGPEDATKPQQVSVPLAEGEDQGHDTELARVIRYANRVPLLYQQSACSTFKAVLSTTWRNYGVGQSRGALPAGPMVIFVHMASVWVPFTSESKEAIADYDEIQKEITLALREAGRRLGIFLRRRERAASEFRRRNIFELYIEEVVAACNRLKGGNLPIQKLKEQLHKIASSRTGGLKTDEALGKTGAGPEGLPHSIIVTAEGIEGDTEVAQQVPEPAVGMQQPRSAESPAAEKPRTKGRRTAKSSSRVVTRKVAGTVKAAGGQQEMFAAEPAPAKKAPARKKSSGAATRTRKRT; encoded by the coding sequence GTGACGGCTGTCGAGATGGGCGCGCGGCAGAGGGAAATTTCCGTCTCGGAATTTTTCACGAAGAACCGGCATCTGCTCGGCTTCGACAATCCCCGCAAGGCGCTGCTGACCTGCGTCAAGGAAGCGGTCGACAATTCATTGGATGCCTGCGAGGAAGCCGGGATTCTGCCCGACGTGACCGTGAAACTTGAGATGGTGACGACGGGGCAAGCACCGGTTGCGCCGAGTCAGGCCACGCGTTTCCGCATCACCGTCACGGACAATGGTCCGGGTATTGTGCGTCAGCAGATTCCACGGGTGTTCGCCAAATTGCTCTACGGATCGAAATTTCATCGCATGCGCATGAGTCGCGGGCAGCAGGGGATCGGGATTTCCGCCGCCGGCATGTATGGACAATTGACGACCGGCAAGCCCGTGAAGGTGATTTCACGCACAGGCCCACGCGCGGCCGCACACTATTTCGAAGTGCAGATTGACACCAAGAAAAACGAGCCGCTGGTCCACGAAAATAAACAGATCGAATGGCATCAGCCACAGGGAACCGAGGTGGCGCTGGAAGTCGAAGGGCGGTATCAGAAGGGGCGCGCGTCGGTGGATGAATGGCTGGAGCAGACATCGATCGCGAATCCGCACGTGCGCCTGACCTATCAGACTCCCGAAGGTGACACCAAGGAGTATCCGCGCTCCTACCACGAATTGCCTCCGTCGCCGAAGGAGATCAAGCCGCATCCGTACGGCATTGAATTCGGGGCCCTGCTGAAGATGCTGCAGGACACGAAGAGCCACACCGTGGCCGCATTTCTGGCGAGCGATTTCTGTCGCGTGTCACCGGCGTTAGCGGAAGAGATGTGCAAAGCGGCTAAGGTGTCACCAAACACCAAACCGCGCGACGTGAAGCACCAGGCCGCGGAGATTCTGTACAAAACCATCCAGGCCATGAAAATCATGGCGCCCCCGACAAACTGTATTTCGCCGATCGGGGAGAAAGCGATTCTGTCAGGGCTGTACAAGCAGATCAAAGGCGAATTCTATACCGCAGTCAGTCGTCCGCCGGCTGTCTATCGCGGCTATCCGTTCATCATCGAAGCGGGATTGGCCTTCGGGAAGGGACCAGAAGACGCGACCAAACCTCAGCAGGTCAGCGTGCCGCTCGCAGAAGGTGAAGACCAGGGCCATGATACGGAGTTGGCGCGCGTGATCCGGTACGCAAACCGGGTGCCATTGCTGTATCAGCAATCCGCCTGCTCGACCTTCAAGGCCGTCCTCAGCACCACGTGGCGGAACTACGGTGTGGGCCAATCTCGTGGTGCCCTACCGGCCGGACCGATGGTGATTTTTGTGCATATGGCGTCCGTGTGGGTGCCGTTCACCAGCGAGTCGAAGGAAGCCATTGCGGACTATGACGAAATTCAGAAGGAAATTACGTTGGCGTTGCGCGAAGCCGGGCGACGGCTAGGAATTTTTCTGCGCAGGCGGGAGCGAGCCGCCAGCGAATTTCGGCGGCGCAATATCTTCGAACTCTATATCGAAGAAGTGGTTGCGGCGTGTAATCGGTTGAAGGGCGGAAACCTGCCCATTCAAAAGTTGAAAGAGCAACTGCACAAGATCGCGAGTTCGCGGACGGGTGGCCTCAAGACCGACGAAGCACTCGGGAAGACCGGCGCCGGGCCTGAAGGTTTGCCCCATTCCATCATTGTCACGGCTGAAGGGATCGAAGGCGACACCGAGGTCGCCCAGCAGGTGCCAGAGCCCGCGGTCGGCATGCAGCAGCCGAGGTCCGCAGAGTCTCCCGCGGCAGAGAAACCTCGCACAAAAGGCAGGCGAACCGCCAAGTCGTCGTCTCGGGTTGTGACGCGCAAGGTTGCCGGTACAGTGAAAGCCGCAGGCGGGCAGCAAGAGATGTTTGCGGCTGAACCGGCACCAGCGAAGAAGGCGCCGGCTCGCAAGAAATCATCCGGCGCGGCGACACGCACCCGCAAAAGGACATAG
- a CDS encoding DUF1800 domain-containing protein yields the protein MTLTFDEARHFLSRTGFGGTPDEIRRLMAMDRRAAVAQVLAISTNKARTPPPTWVHQLPPLPRVRQQWSERERHAFHEQLKHQGQELKTWWYHELITTSSPFLERMTLFWHNHFTSSLHKVRWPAFLHQQNVLLRLYAVGSFRTLLHAIAKNPAMLLYLDTQTNRREHPNENFARELFELFTLGEGHYHEQDIKEAARAFAGWHLDLRTGAFRVDLRHFDDGQKVVFGKTGRFEGDDILSLTLEQPQVARYLVGKLWKEFVSDQPDRAEVDRLAESFKRSNYETAGLLHDLLLTPQFWARENRGILVKSPVELLVGTTRLFNLPVEDSSHLIGAARRIGQDLFDPPNVKGWPGGTRWITTSTWLDRTQILHRMIRGHELGHPQGMGEMTQMHGMNWLTTEPLDLVQATLLPLPPVQPVASDEDRGQAIHQLVLDPVYHVK from the coding sequence ATGACGTTGACCTTCGACGAAGCCCGTCACTTCCTGTCCCGCACCGGGTTCGGCGGCACTCCCGACGAGATTCGCCGGCTCATGGCGATGGATCGTCGGGCTGCGGTCGCGCAGGTGCTCGCGATCTCCACCAACAAGGCGCGCACGCCGCCGCCGACCTGGGTTCATCAACTGCCTCCCTTGCCTCGTGTTCGGCAACAATGGAGTGAGCGAGAACGGCATGCCTTCCATGAACAACTGAAACATCAAGGCCAGGAACTGAAAACCTGGTGGTATCACGAACTCATCACGACCTCCAGTCCGTTCCTGGAGCGGATGACGCTCTTCTGGCATAACCATTTCACGTCCAGTTTGCACAAGGTCCGATGGCCTGCGTTTCTCCATCAGCAGAATGTGTTGTTGCGACTGTATGCGGTGGGATCATTCCGAACATTGCTGCATGCCATCGCCAAGAACCCGGCCATGCTCCTCTATTTGGACACGCAGACGAACCGCAGAGAACATCCGAACGAAAACTTCGCGCGTGAACTCTTCGAACTGTTCACGCTTGGCGAAGGCCACTATCACGAGCAGGATATCAAGGAAGCGGCGCGGGCATTTGCCGGTTGGCATCTCGATCTGCGAACCGGGGCGTTTCGTGTCGACCTGCGGCATTTCGACGACGGCCAGAAGGTGGTGTTCGGCAAGACCGGCCGCTTCGAGGGTGATGACATCCTCTCCCTCACGCTGGAGCAACCCCAGGTCGCACGTTATCTGGTCGGCAAACTCTGGAAGGAGTTTGTGTCCGATCAACCAGACCGGGCGGAAGTGGACCGCCTTGCCGAATCGTTCAAGCGCAGTAATTACGAAACGGCGGGTCTGTTGCACGACCTGCTGTTGACGCCGCAGTTCTGGGCACGGGAGAATCGCGGGATCTTGGTCAAATCCCCGGTGGAATTGCTCGTCGGCACGACGCGGCTCTTCAATCTGCCGGTAGAGGATTCCTCGCATCTGATCGGCGCGGCCCGCCGCATCGGCCAGGACCTGTTCGATCCACCGAACGTGAAGGGTTGGCCGGGCGGCACCCGCTGGATCACCACGTCGACCTGGCTGGATCGGACACAGATTCTGCATCGGATGATCCGCGGCCATGAGCTGGGCCATCCCCAAGGCATGGGTGAGATGACGCAGATGCACGGGATGAACTGGCTCACGACCGAACCGTTGGATCTGGTGCAGGCCACGCTGCTACCGTTGCCGCCGGTGCAGCCCGTGGCATCGGACGAAGATCGTGGTCAGGCCATTCATCAATTGGTGCTCGATCCGGTCTATCACGTGAAGTGA
- a CDS encoding pyridoxamine 5'-phosphate oxidase family protein, translating into MPMQDSKSHEEVQAAYENLVARVRTGVLLTLKDGHPFGSHVPYLLGADWSCVYLHLSRLALHTQHLLHDPRISLFIAEPDEPNKNPTALQRLNLQGTAGMLPATHESYESVKQRYLAKFPQSKMTFGFGDFALWALRMREAHLVLGFGQAYHASAAASMQWHQQAPEKKA; encoded by the coding sequence ATGCCGATGCAAGATTCGAAATCTCATGAAGAGGTGCAGGCCGCCTACGAAAACCTGGTTGCACGGGTGCGAACCGGCGTACTGCTGACTCTGAAAGATGGACACCCATTTGGATCGCATGTGCCCTATCTGCTTGGTGCGGATTGGTCTTGTGTGTATCTGCATCTCAGTCGCCTGGCCTTGCATACTCAGCATCTTTTGCACGATCCACGTATCAGTCTGTTCATCGCCGAACCGGACGAGCCAAACAAAAATCCGACGGCGCTGCAGCGCCTCAATTTGCAGGGAACCGCGGGCATGCTCCCTGCCACCCACGAATCGTATGAATCGGTCAAACAACGCTATCTCGCGAAGTTTCCCCAATCGAAGATGACATTTGGATTCGGCGACTTTGCCTTGTGGGCACTACGAATGCGAGAGGCTCATCTGGTGCTCGGATTCGGTCAGGCCTATCACGCCTCTGCGGCTGCCTCCATGCAATGGCATCAGCAAGCGCCTGAAAAGAAGGCCTGA
- a CDS encoding DNA topoisomerase IV subunit A yields MAQAKPKKTGIVGKKLVGMADVVISAAQRAKDPTFEIPIRALSNVSFNPRKGLIEMGEKKQARTFFNVGMAKKFMQTMLVADALAELQQADLTTSLREIYYRTKHTIQDSHENTFDTQDESDPIIEDLEVSLIALREELHVRAENSGSIVGPVVFGDDGDRVDCAKLGKGGYSVPSIVEPEYLEIRRCTADFLLLVEKGTQWNRLSEDKFWRRYNCVLLTGNGQPPRGVRRLARRLHEEYKLPVYVLVDNDPWGYYIYSVVKQGSINLAFESQRMAIPKAKFIGLSSADPERYELPRNVGIKLNEKDITRAKELLNYQWFQKPAWQQEIKRMLTSGLKYELDALANKDFQYLTKKYLPRKLKEKDWLD; encoded by the coding sequence ATGGCACAGGCGAAACCCAAGAAAACTGGCATCGTGGGCAAGAAGCTCGTCGGTATGGCCGATGTCGTGATCTCGGCGGCACAACGAGCCAAAGACCCAACCTTTGAGATTCCGATTCGCGCCTTGTCGAATGTGTCATTCAATCCCCGTAAGGGATTGATCGAGATGGGTGAGAAGAAACAAGCCCGCACGTTTTTTAACGTCGGCATGGCGAAGAAATTCATGCAGACGATGCTGGTGGCGGATGCACTAGCCGAGTTGCAGCAAGCCGATCTCACGACCTCACTCAGGGAAATCTATTATCGGACCAAGCATACGATTCAAGATTCGCACGAGAACACGTTCGATACGCAGGACGAGTCCGATCCGATCATCGAAGATCTGGAAGTGTCGCTCATCGCGCTGCGTGAAGAACTCCATGTGCGGGCGGAAAACAGCGGCAGCATTGTGGGACCGGTGGTCTTCGGCGATGACGGCGACCGGGTGGATTGCGCCAAATTAGGAAAGGGGGGCTATTCCGTGCCCTCCATTGTCGAGCCGGAATATTTGGAAATCCGCCGCTGCACCGCGGATTTTCTGCTGCTGGTTGAAAAAGGCACCCAGTGGAACCGGCTCTCTGAAGACAAGTTCTGGCGGCGCTACAACTGTGTCTTGCTGACGGGAAACGGGCAGCCGCCGCGCGGCGTGCGAAGGCTGGCGCGACGCCTGCACGAAGAATACAAACTGCCGGTCTATGTGCTGGTGGACAATGATCCTTGGGGATACTATATCTATTCCGTGGTGAAGCAGGGGTCGATCAATCTCGCCTTTGAGAGCCAGCGCATGGCCATTCCCAAGGCGAAATTTATCGGCTTATCCAGCGCGGACCCGGAGCGGTACGAGTTGCCGCGCAATGTCGGTATTAAGCTGAATGAGAAGGACATCACCCGCGCCAAGGAGCTGTTGAACTATCAATGGTTCCAGAAACCGGCCTGGCAGCAGGAAATCAAACGGATGCTGACCAGCGGCCTCAAGTACGAACTGGACGCGCTGGCGAATAAGGATTTCCAGTACTTGACCAAGAAATATCTGCCACGCAAGTTGAAAGAGAAGGATTGGCTGGATTAG
- the bamE gene encoding outer membrane protein assembly factor BamE yields the protein MRNSYWGVVLVGMCLFMGVTGCGGKQVEIKEDRLTVGRVQGEVKVGMSAAQVAELLGSPNIVTTDDKRREVWIYDKVSTDRVDTSSSTYAGLIILGANSSDHSSSQRQRTLTIIIKYDEEKKVRDFAYNSTQF from the coding sequence ATGAGAAATTCTTACTGGGGCGTGGTGCTTGTAGGAATGTGCCTGTTCATGGGAGTCACCGGCTGCGGCGGCAAGCAGGTGGAGATCAAGGAAGACCGGCTCACGGTCGGACGGGTACAGGGAGAGGTCAAGGTCGGCATGTCGGCCGCACAAGTGGCGGAACTCCTGGGTTCGCCCAACATTGTCACCACGGACGACAAGCGCCGTGAGGTGTGGATCTACGACAAGGTATCGACCGACCGGGTGGACACCTCGAGTTCCACCTACGCCGGTTTGATCATTCTGGGTGCGAACTCCAGCGACCATTCCAGCTCGCAACGTCAACGAACCTTGACGATCATCATTAAGTACGACGAAGAGAAGAAGGTTCGCGACTTTGCCTACAACTCCACTCAATTTTAA
- a CDS encoding 2OG-Fe(II) oxygenase family protein, producing the protein MPTEIELHISPLFSTPLLVFTPADHERINASLSKLILQREASVPPHRDTEVIGWSSPHDLSMLEWAGEPLRALFAPVIEVAKQVTTLSERCGHSGCRPDWDVVEVWANVQRNGGANAAHSHPGSFWAGVYYVDVGEVCPEQEKGGELQIYDPRGCLPRMLAPYLQYSMAELHDAGTSISYTPTAGQCLLFPGWLFHAVNTYRGSLPRISVAFNLDPLLTSGKMNSRQPAAAGHSNR; encoded by the coding sequence ATGCCGACCGAGATCGAACTCCACATCAGTCCGCTTTTTTCCACGCCTCTGCTGGTCTTCACGCCAGCTGACCACGAACGTATCAACGCCAGCCTCTCCAAACTGATTCTGCAACGTGAGGCCTCGGTGCCGCCTCATCGCGATACGGAGGTCATTGGCTGGTCCTCGCCGCATGACTTGTCGATGCTGGAATGGGCCGGTGAGCCGTTGCGCGCGCTGTTTGCGCCCGTCATCGAAGTGGCCAAACAGGTCACGACCCTGTCCGAACGCTGTGGTCACAGCGGCTGCCGGCCGGATTGGGACGTCGTTGAAGTATGGGCCAACGTGCAGCGAAACGGGGGTGCCAATGCGGCCCATTCCCACCCGGGCAGTTTCTGGGCGGGCGTCTACTACGTCGATGTAGGGGAAGTCTGCCCGGAACAGGAGAAAGGTGGAGAGTTGCAGATTTATGATCCGCGGGGCTGCCTCCCGCGCATGTTGGCGCCCTATCTTCAATACAGCATGGCCGAACTCCATGATGCCGGGACCAGCATCTCCTATACCCCGACGGCGGGACAATGCCTGCTGTTTCCCGGATGGCTGTTTCACGCGGTCAATACATACCGGGGATCCTTGCCTCGCATCAGCGTGGCATTTAATCTTGACCCGCTCCTGACGTCCGGAAAGATGAACAGCCGTCAACCAGCCGCCGCCGGCCACTCAAACCGCTAA
- a CDS encoding PAS domain S-box protein, with protein MLMSSPVPTRPLPTILIVDDDPDITLVLQDLLEHAGYGVQVAGTGAEALAKVKAEPISAVLLDLMLPDMDGLSVLTLVKELDPVLPVIMLTAFVEVAKKHASLTEGAFGYLTKPYDGEEVKALIKRAVGVKHLSLEAASARQALSASEERFREVVHTAPDAIVLADGDGFILSWNSAAERLFGYAAAEILGQSLTRIMPERYRADHERALARVRTTGDLRLKGTIVTMHGLHKDGREFPIEMSLSSWMSGGQRMHCGIVRDITARKAAEARLLQQQIEQQVLLDLIPAMVWYKDSHNRILRTNRRAAESLHKTVAEIEGRPTDEFYPEEAERYHQDDLEVIVSGRAKLGIVEPYHTGSGEKRWVQTDKVPYLDTKGQVVGVLVFAQDITERKQQEAAWRERKALLRLVMESATNGLLVADEAGTILFANRPVEQQFGYEAGELPGQPLAQVIPEPFSNVAGGVVPHEDRRNARRKDGTECSVVIEIKQVETEKGVHLVVAVTRADGSA; from the coding sequence ATGCTGATGTCCTCGCCAGTTCCCACACGGCCCCTTCCCACGATCCTCATTGTCGATGACGATCCCGACATTACTCTCGTCCTGCAGGATCTTCTTGAACATGCCGGCTATGGCGTGCAAGTCGCCGGTACCGGGGCGGAGGCCCTGGCCAAGGTCAAGGCCGAGCCGATCTCCGCGGTACTGCTCGACTTGATGCTTCCTGATATGGACGGCCTTTCCGTGCTGACCCTTGTGAAAGAACTTGATCCGGTGCTGCCGGTGATCATGCTGACGGCCTTCGTGGAAGTGGCCAAGAAACACGCCTCGCTTACCGAAGGCGCCTTCGGCTATCTCACGAAACCCTATGACGGGGAAGAAGTGAAAGCGCTGATCAAGCGCGCCGTGGGTGTCAAACATCTGTCTCTGGAGGCCGCTTCGGCTAGGCAGGCGTTGAGCGCCAGCGAAGAACGGTTTCGAGAGGTGGTGCACACCGCGCCCGACGCGATCGTGCTGGCCGATGGAGACGGCTTCATCTTGTCATGGAATAGTGCGGCGGAACGCCTGTTTGGATACGCAGCCGCGGAGATCCTGGGGCAGTCGCTCACCAGGATTATGCCGGAACGTTACCGCGCCGACCATGAGCGGGCTTTGGCCCGAGTGCGCACGACCGGTGATCTGCGCCTGAAAGGCACCATCGTCACGATGCACGGTCTGCACAAGGACGGTCGGGAATTTCCCATCGAGATGTCACTGAGTAGCTGGATGTCCGGCGGGCAACGAATGCATTGCGGCATTGTTCGGGACATCACTGCGCGTAAAGCGGCGGAGGCGAGACTGCTTCAGCAACAGATCGAGCAGCAAGTGCTTCTGGATCTGATCCCGGCGATGGTCTGGTATAAAGACTCGCACAATCGTATCCTGCGCACGAACCGTCGAGCCGCTGAGTCCCTGCACAAGACCGTGGCGGAGATCGAAGGCCGGCCAACCGATGAATTCTATCCGGAAGAAGCTGAACGGTATCATCAGGACGACTTGGAAGTGATCGTGTCCGGGCGCGCGAAGCTCGGCATCGTGGAGCCCTATCACACCGGCTCGGGTGAGAAACGCTGGGTGCAGACGGACAAGGTGCCATACCTCGATACGAAAGGGCAGGTGGTTGGCGTGCTAGTCTTTGCTCAAGACATCACCGAGCGGAAACAGCAGGAAGCCGCTTGGCGCGAACGGAAGGCGTTGCTGCGCCTGGTCATGGAATCGGCCACGAATGGGCTGCTCGTGGCGGATGAAGCAGGCACGATCCTCTTCGCCAACCGGCCGGTGGAACAACAATTCGGCTATGAGGCGGGTGAACTTCCAGGACAGCCGCTGGCACAGGTAATTCCCGAGCCCTTCTCCAACGTGGCCGGCGGGGTAGTGCCTCACGAGGACCGTCGAAATGCGAGGCGAAAAGACGGGACGGAGTGTTCGGTTGTCATAGAGATCAAGCAGGTGGAGACCGAGAAGGGCGTTCATCTCGTCGTGGCAGTGACGCGTGCGGATGGTTCCGCATGA